A region of the Kiritimatiellia bacterium genome:
GGAACCATGCGGAACAACCTGTTTGAATGCCGCGGCGGAAAGCATGTTTTTGATTTCGGGATTGAACACCTCCTGAAACGGAAAAATGATTTTGATTACGACCTCTACTGGCTTGGATGCCAAAAACTTGACGAAGCCCTGCAGTTGCGCCGCGAATTAGCAGACGCAAAATATGAAGCGCACGGCATATTCGCGAAACCGGGGTTTGCCGGTGTCGGAAACGGCGATTTCAGGCTGGCCCCGGACAGCCCGGGCGTTGACCGGGGCGTCACAGTGCCTAACTTTTGCGAAAGCTTCGGCGGCCAGGCGCCCGATATCGGCGCTTTTGAACAGGGGGAAGAGATTCCCCTCCCTTACCGTCCCATCCCCGTCTGCCTTGACAAATACCAGATGAATTTCATTCAAGATGGACAGGGGAACTGGCCGGCTCAAAAAATCACGGCAAAAGTTAAAGGCCGGGATTATAAAACAAAATTCAAAATTGTTAAAAACGAGTCTTTTGACTGGTTCAACGTGGAGCCTTCTTCCGGGCTTTTGAATTCCGGCGGCAACATCCAATTCACGGTAAAAATCATAACGGAAAAAGCCGTGAATTTCGGGGTGGACAGAGGGCTGTTTCTGTTGCGGCAGGAAGACGGTTATTCGCGGCCGGTAAGCGTCTACGCGATCAGCCGGGGCCATGTGAATTTAAGGCCCGGCACAAAAGGCATTAATGTTTACCTGGAAGCGGAAACGGCAAAAGGCGCGGACTGGTTCGCCGGCAAGGAGCAGAATGACGTTTCCGGGCAGAAAAGCGTTTATCTGAATTATCTGAAAGGCGGCAAGGGCAAAGGACTCCAATTTGAGGTTGAGGCGCCAAAAGACGGCGAATACATGTTTTTCGCGCGGGTAAAATCCGAGTGGCCGACGCCTTCCCACGATTCGTTTTATGTTTCCCTTGACAACAGCGAGCCGCAGATTGCGGATGTGCAAAGCGAGGAAGACTGGGCATGGGTGAAATTAACAGTGCGAAGACCATTGGCCGAACCCGGCATGCCATGTCTGCTGGCAAATGGTTCGTTTAAGCTCAGCCGGGGAAAACACAATGTTACGCTGTATCCGCGGGAATCCCTTTTTGTGGATGTCCTGCTCATGACGGACAATCTGGATTTTATGAACGACCGCCGCCGTTATCCCCCGCCCATCGCGATCCTGCTGGGGGAAGCGGACAACGCGATAGATAAATCGGACTTATGAAAAAAAAACGCCTGTTCACGGCGCTTTTGCTCCTCGGAATGCTCGCGGGAAGCGGAGGAAGCGAAGAAGCGCCGGCGATCCGCTGTTACCGTAAAGACGACGGCTTCAAACTGGACGGCAGATTGGATGACGCCGCCTGGAAAAACAAGCTCGCCGTCAAGACCTTTTTCAAATCAAAAGAGATGGGGCCGGCAAAATACCAGACGGAAGTCCTGCTCATGTGGGATGCCGAGTTTTTATATTGCGGCGCCGTGATGCGCGACGAAGACATTGTCGGACATTACCCGAATCGGGACGATCCCCTCTATAAAGAAGACGCCTTTGAAATATTCATCCGTCCCGACGCGCGCAACAATTTTATCTTTGAGTTTGAATTCAGCCCTGCGGGAATTATCTGGGACGGACGCAACCGCCGCACATTGAACCCTTATAAATCCGAGGGCGATCCGAAAGCATGGAACGCACCCGGCATTTTGTGCGCCGTTTGCGTTGACGGCACGCTGAACGACCGGCAGGATAAAGACCGGAGCTGGTCGGTTGAAATCATGATCCCGTTCAAGGCCTTTGCCGGCGCGATCGAGGTTCCGCCGTCCGCAGGCGACTGTTGGCCCATGATTTTCGCGCGCTGCGAAAGCGCGGTGTTCCTTGACAAGGCGGAATGGTCGGCAAGCATCCCGATCAGTCAATACGGGTTCTGGGAGAATTACGGCGAATGGCGGGGCGTTTATTTCGCGCCGGAACGCCCTGAAAAGGAATGAGCCGCATCCCCATGCGGCGATTCCGGACCACAAAACATACTTCGCCAAACAGGGGTTATAAAGGCATGGTTGCGTGTGTTTTTGAAATTCCCATCTGTAAATACACAACAAGTAAAAATATTTGACAGAATGGGATTCTTGCTATAGCATACCTGTATAAACAAGTAAAATATCATTGGTATTTTGTCGAAAACAAACCACAGGCGGCGAAAACGCAAAAGATCTTATTACCGTGACAATTTTTGCCATTTCTTATGTGTCATATGGCGAAAAAATCAATGTCTACATAAAAGATAGTAATGGCGAAGGGGATTAGCGAAATGAGAATAGAATGCATCAGAAAATCGGAAAAACGGATATTGCCTGTGGCGCGCAAATTATTTTTCGGAGGGCTGTTAATCATGCAATCATTGTGCGCGACAAACAGTTATGCGGCAGAAAAAGGGCTCATAGGATTCTGGCCCTTAAATGAAGGACAAGGCAAAATCGCAAAAGATCAAAGCGCGTTCAACAACAATGGAGTCATCCACGACGCACATTGGACAAAGACAGCCGGCGGACAAATGCTATTAAGTTTCAACGGAACTAACAGTTTCATAGACTGCGGAAATAAATCTGTTTTTAATGAAATCCAAGAACTTACGATAGATTTTTGGATTAACGCCGATGCATCATCAGGGAATAGACGCATTATTACGAAAGGGGACAAGGGGAACGGGCAAGCAGACGGTTATCAATATTGTATATACCTCTCAAATGATAACATCCACTTTCTTGTGTCCAATGGAACCAAATCTTTTGATATTAAGGCGCGAATTTGCCTGTTGACTTTTCAACATGTGATTGCCACGTGGGACGGCAGATTTATGAAATTATTTGTTTCAGACCAATTAGTGGCTGAAGGCGAAGTGAGCGGGCCATTGAATGACAAAACGTCCCATTTAGGGCTGCACCTGGGTTCACAGAATGGCCAAGACAGCTTTTTTAAAGGCGCATTGAAAGATGTAAAAATCTATAATGTTGTAAGGCAACCGGCGCATGCTGATACATTAATCATTCCAATACATAACACTTCTTTCAATCAGCATAATGCCGACAATATTCCTGATTGGTGGGGAATCTGCGGGGCCAGCAGTCCAGAATCAATTAAAAATTGGAGCGGGAATATAGAAGTCGCTCCTGGTGAATGTTCGCCGGTTGCTGGAACCAAAGCTCTCAAACTGGTAAATCCACTTCCAAATTGCAATTTGACCATCCTATATGGAACCTTTTCTGCTGCAATCCCTTTGGCAAGCGGGGAATACACGTTTTCTTTGCATATCAAGAGCAAGAACGAGAAACAAAAGGTGAAGTTTAAAATAGGCGATGCAATCGCCGAGGAAGATATTACTCGCCGCCAATTTATTTATGAATATGAATGCGACGTCACAAACGAATGGAAGCCTTACAATTTCACTTTTTCAATTAAAACGCCATGTTATTGCGGAATTTCAATAACCTTGCCCGACAAAGGAACAATATGGCTCACGGCAATCCAACTTGAAAAAGGACACGCCGTAACGCCATATAAATGTTCCGCGCAATATCGGCCTGCCTTGAATAATGCTGCGGAACGCCAGGAAGTGCATTGCAAAATTCAGCCGCGCAAGAAAGAATTATTCAAGGCAACAGTCGAGAAATCGTTCTATACCAGCGAAAAGACGGCGCGGCTTTTCTATGAGGCCGGACATCCTGATGCCGCCTGCCTGCAAATAACAGTCGCCGATTCGGATGACAGCAATAAGATATTCTATCAAGGTCATCCTTCCATTAAACCGAGGATACGAGCATTTTTATCTTTTCCAATCAAAAAAATTCCCATCGGGCGTCACAAACTTCAAGTCAAGATGTTGGGGCAAGACGCACAAGTATTAACGGAAAAGCAACTCACGCTCACAAAGCTTCCAAC
Encoded here:
- a CDS encoding LamG domain-containing protein translates to MRIECIRKSEKRILPVARKLFFGGLLIMQSLCATNSYAAEKGLIGFWPLNEGQGKIAKDQSAFNNNGVIHDAHWTKTAGGQMLLSFNGTNSFIDCGNKSVFNEIQELTIDFWINADASSGNRRIITKGDKGNGQADGYQYCIYLSNDNIHFLVSNGTKSFDIKARICLLTFQHVIATWDGRFMKLFVSDQLVAEGEVSGPLNDKTSHLGLHLGSQNGQDSFFKGALKDVKIYNVVRQPAHADTLIIPIHNTSFNQHNADNIPDWWGICGASSPESIKNWSGNIEVAPGECSPVAGTKALKLVNPLPNCNLTILYGTFSAAIPLASGEYTFSLHIKSKNEKQKVKFKIGDAIAEEDITRRQFIYEYECDVTNEWKPYNFTFSIKTPCYCGISITLPDKGTIWLTAIQLEKGHAVTPYKCSAQYRPALNNAAERQEVHCKIQPRKKELFKATVEKSFYTSEKTARLFYEAGHPDAACLQITVADSDDSNKIFYQGHPSIKPRIRAFLSFPIKKIPIGRHKLQVKMLGQDAQVLTEKQLTLTKLPTNDRQVCINQIKRCLEIKQKPWLAYIMNWSFPPREEEDAWQLDDIKEKGFAAIRVPLLERPSDIGILDDKEEKYWKFLDRCLARDLKVIIGAQPGTATAGRDIPFAEYKTSVVNAIKKLKDHPAIIAWNFVDEPELWWDKTKGGKQEKDLTDFYNGVKQVDPYRPAFVNYSTWPETGPQYGSLLANDIGSIDVYPIGNAFANNPDLRNIVPHIAAMNKNCSALNKPSGWFHQFFFAGYREPTPDEVKCMTYLNFIYGTRLFNYFTYKPMSASLWNSMKPLGNELKMLFNLTSDENSHELAAGNLNNKGFHYCMWRLPDSYLLICANLCNIPCKVTFDISDFSTTKGKAKALFKKETIMINKGIFCDCYDALECKAYQITIRNKFWFISALKQKINER
- a CDS encoding carbohydrate-binding family 9-like protein, encoding MKKKRLFTALLLLGMLAGSGGSEEAPAIRCYRKDDGFKLDGRLDDAAWKNKLAVKTFFKSKEMGPAKYQTEVLLMWDAEFLYCGAVMRDEDIVGHYPNRDDPLYKEDAFEIFIRPDARNNFIFEFEFSPAGIIWDGRNRRTLNPYKSEGDPKAWNAPGILCAVCVDGTLNDRQDKDRSWSVEIMIPFKAFAGAIEVPPSAGDCWPMIFARCESAVFLDKAEWSASIPISQYGFWENYGEWRGVYFAPERPEKE